The DNA region GTCGCAGCGACGTTGGCGACAGAGGCGGATGCGGCGCCGCGGCCGCCGTCCATCCTCCCCCACCGCGTCATCGCCGTCTGGGGTCCGCACGGCGCCCCGGGGCGATCCACGCTGGCTATCCAGCTGGCGGCCGAGCTCGCCCGCACCGGACGCCGGACCGCTCTGGTCGACGCCGATACCGTCGCTCCGGCTCTCGCTCTCCTGCTCGGGCTCGGCGACGACTCACCGGGCGTGGCCGCCGCGTGCCGGCGGGCGGAGCGCGGGGCTCTCGACTCCGCCGAACTGACCAGACTCGCCACCACGGTCCCCACGGGCGGAGGGGACGTCGAGGTGCTGCCCGGCATCAACCGTCCCAGCCGTTGGCCGGAGCTCTCTGCAACGCGCCTCAGAGCCACGTTCGCCGCCTGCCGCGAGTGGATCGAGGAGACCGTCGTCGATGTGTCCGACGCCTTCGATGCCGACGACGAGGTCACCTACGATCTCGCGGGGCCACGTCGTCACGCGGCGACCTCGGCGACATTGGAAGAGGCTGATCTGATCATCGCGGTCGCCTCGGCCGATCCGCTCGGAATCAGCAGATTCGTGCGCGACCATGCCGAGCTGCGACGCATCGCCGCACGCACTCCCGTGGTCGTCGTGGTCAATCGGGTGCGATCGGGGCCCCTCGGGATCGATGCGCGAGGGCAGGTGCGGCGCACGCTCGAGAGGTTCGCGGGCATCACCGACGTCGTCTTCCTGCCGTTCGACCAGCGCGCGGCCGACGCGGCGCTGCTGCATGCGCGCCCCATGACCGATGTGGCTCCCCGCTCGCCCTTCGCTGCCGCCGTGAGACGACTGGCGACGACGCTCTGTCCCGCCGAGGCGGAGACCGCTACTGCCGGTAGCTCGAGAGGAAGTTCCCCAGTCGTTCGACGGCTTCGCTCAGCACTCGGGGTTCGGGGAGCGTGACGAGCCGGAGGTGGTCCGGGGTCGCCCAGTTGAAGCCGGTGCCCTGAACGAGCAGGATGTGCTCCGAGACCAGCAGGTCGTACACCAGCCGTGCGTCATCCCGGATCTCGTGCACATTCGGGTCGAGCCGCGGGAATGCGTACAGGGCCCCCTGCGGCTTGACGCAGGAGACGCCGGGGATCGACTCGAGCCCCTCCCACGCGATGTCGCGCTGCTCGTGCAGGCGACCGGTCGGAGCGATCAGCGCCTCGATCGACTGCACTCCGGAGAGCGCCGCCTGCACGGCATGCTGTGCCGGGACGTTCGGGCAAAGTCGCGTGGACGCCAAGAGCGTGATGCCCTCCAGGAAGCCCTTGGCGTGGTCCTGTGGTCCCGTGATGACCATCCAACCCGACCGGTATCCCGCCACCCGATACGTCTTGGACAGGCCGTTGAAGGTCAGGCACAGCAGATCGGGAGCAAGGGTCGCTGTCGGGATGTGCACGGCGCCGTCGAACAGGATGCGGTCGTAGATCTCGTCCGACAGCAGCAGCAGCTGGTGCTCGCGGGCGATCTGCACCAGCCCCTCGAGGATCTGACGGGAGTACACGACGCCCGTGGGGTTGTTCGGGTTGATGATGACGAGCGCCTTGGTGCGTGGGGTGATCTTCGAGCGGATGTCCTCGAGGTCCGGCTGCCACTCGTCATCCTCGTCGCAGAGGTAGTGCACGGGCGTCCCGCCGGCGAGGCTGGTCATCGCCGTCCAGAGCGGGTAGTCCGGCGCCGGAATGAGCACTTCGTCGCCCTCATCCAGCAGCGCCTGCATGGTCATCGTGATGAGCTCGGAGACACCGTTGCCGAGATACACGTCATCGGGGTCGAATCGAGGGAAGCCCTCGATCTCCTCATAGCGGCTCACGACAGCACGCCGGGCGGAGATGATGCCCTTGCTGTCGCTGTAGCCGTGCGCCGTCGGCAGCGCCGCGAGCATGTCGCGCACGATCTGGTGCGGAGCGTCGAAACCGAAGATCGCCGGATTGCCCGTGTTCAGCTTGAGGATCTTGTGTCCCTCGGCTTCCAACCGCGCCGCCTCGACGAGGGCGTTTCCGCGAATCTCGTACAGGACGTTCTTGAGCTTCGACGACTGGTCGAAGTTGCGCGTTGGGGTCATCGGCCAAGCCTACAGCGACGAAAGGAGGGCCAATCCACGCGGACTGGCCCTCCCTGCGCTGACGCTACTTCTTCTTCTTGCCCTGGGCGCGCCGCTGCTCGCGGTTCCCGGCAGCGGGCGCCTCTGCATCGGTGCGCTGACCGAAAGCCCCGCGCGGCGCTTCCTCCGGCTCGGTCTGCGGAGCCTGCGCGCGAGCCGCCGCCTGGCGTACGCGATCGGTGGCCGCCTGCTGGACCTGACCGCGGTCGTTGCGCACCTCGACCTCTCCCGCATCGTTCGCGGCGGAGTACTCGAGTCGCTGCTCGCCGCCGTCCGTGGCGAGGCCCTTCGCCTCGACCTCTGCGGTCTGCGAGTCACCGGCACGGCGCACCTCGACCTCGAGGTTGTAGAGGTAGCCGACCGACTCCTCCTTGATCTGCCCCATCATCGACTGGAACATCGCGTAGCCCTCGCGCTGGTACTCGATGAGCGGGTCGCGCTGAGCCATCGCACGCAGGCCGATGCCGTCCTTGAGGTAGTCCATCTCGTAGAGGTGGTCGCGCCAGCGGCGGTCGAGCACCTGGAGCACGACACGACGCTCGAGTTCACGTGTGGCGGCTTCGCCGAGCGACTCCTCGCGCGCCTCATACGCGATCTTGGCGTCGGAGAGCAGCTCACGGGTGAGCCCATCGGCATCGATTCCGCCCTTGCGGTCGGCGGCCTCGGCCACCACCTCATCGATCGTCACGCCGACGGGGTAAAGGGTCTTGAGCTCGGTCCAGAGAGCATCGAAGTCCCAGCTCTCGTTGTGACCTTCCCCGGTGTGATCCTTCACGACGCCACTGATGGCGTCCTCGATGAAGTGCTGCACCCGGTCGGCGATGTCATCGCCCTGGAGGATGTGTCGGCGGTCGGCGTAGATGGCCTCGCGCTGGCGGTTCAGGACGTCGTCGTACTTGAGGACGTTCTTACGCATCTCCGCGTTGCGGGATTCGACCTGCGACTGCGCGCTGCGGATCGCACGGGACACGAGCCCCGACTCGATCGGCACGTCGTCCGGGAAGTTCGTGCGGGCGAGGATCGCCTCGGCCGCCCCCGACTGGAACAGACGCATCAGGTCGTCGGTGAGGCTCAGGTAGAAGCGGCTCTCACCGGGGTCGCCCTGACGTCCGGAACGGCCACGGAGCTGGTTGTCGATGCGGCGGGACTCGTGACGCTCGGTGCCGAGCACGTAGAGGCCGCCGGCCTCGATGACCTTCTCGGCCTCCTCCGCGACGACGGCCTTCATCGCCTCGTAGGTCTCATCCCACGCGACCTCGTACTCCTCGGGCGTCTCCACGGGGTCGAGGCCCTTGCCCTTGAGCTCCTGGACGGCGAGGAACTCGGCGTTACCACCGAGCATGATGTCGGTTCCTCGTCCGGCCATGTTCGTGGCGACGGTGACGGCTCCCAGGCGACCGGCCCGAGCGACGATCTCGGCCTCGCGTGCGTGGTTCTTCGCGTTGAGGACCTCGTGCTTGACGCCCTTCTTCGCGAGCAGGCGCGACAGGTATTCGCTCTTCTCGACGCTCACCGTTCCCACCAGCACCGGCTGACCGGATGCGTGACGCTCGGCGATGTCCTCGACGACCTGTGCGAACTTCGCCGTCTCGTTCTTGTAGACGAGGTCGGACTGGTCCTTGCGGATCATCGGACGGTTCGTCGGGATCGGGATGACACCGAGCTTGTACGTGGACATGAACTCGGCGGCCTCGGTCTCGGCCGTACCGGTCATGCCGGCGAGCTTGTCGTACAGGCGGAAGTAGTTCTGCAGGGTGACGGTGGCGAGGGTCTGGTTCTCGGCCTTGACCGGCACGCCCTCCTTGGCCTCGATGGCCTGGTGGATGCCCTCGTTGTAGCGACGACCGACCAGGATTCGGCCGGTGTGCTCGTCGACGATCATGACCTCGTCGTTCATGACGACGTAGTCGGTGTCCTTCTTGAACAGGGCCAGCGCCTTGATCGAGTTGTTGAGGAAGGAGATCAGCGGGGTGTTCGCGGACTCGTAGAGGTTGTCGATGCCGAGGTAGTCCTCGACCTTCTCGATACCGGGCTCGAGCACGCCGACGGTGCGCTTCTTCTCGTCGACCTCGTAGTCCTCGCCGACTTCGAGCGTGCGGGCGATCTTCGCGAACTCGGCGAACCAGCGGTTGGCCTCGCCCGACGACGGACCCGAGATGATGAGCGGCGTGCGCGCCTCGTCGATGAGGATCGAGTCGACCTCGTCGACGATGGCGAAGAAGTGCTCGCGCTGCACGAGGTCTTCCTTGCGCCACGCCATGTTGTCGCGCAGGTAGTCGAAGCCGAACTCGTTGTTCGTGCCGTAGGTGATGTCAGCGGCGTACTGCTCGCGGCGCACCGCGGGAGTCTGACCGGAGACGATGATGCCGGTGGTCATCCCGAGCGCGCGGAACACGCGCCCCATGAGCTCGGCCTGATAGCTGGCGAGGAAGTCGTTGACCGTGATGACGTGGACGCCCTTGCCGGCGATCGCGTTCAGGTAGGCCGGGAGCGTGGCGACCAGCGTCTTGCCCTCACCGGTCTTCATCTCGGCGATGTTACCGAGAT from Microbacterium sp. SY138 includes:
- a CDS encoding P-loop NTPase translates to MTAVVVAVPEPRASVLAAELGLEGIEVVSIVVPAPGVEIPPGTEAVIVPATRAVLTPELISTCDRAGVRILALGGADSRLLGRLGLSAALRADAAGWEVAATLATEADAAPRPPSILPHRVIAVWGPHGAPGRSTLAIQLAAELARTGRRTALVDADTVAPALALLLGLGDDSPGVAAACRRAERGALDSAELTRLATTVPTGGGDVEVLPGINRPSRWPELSATRLRATFAACREWIEETVVDVSDAFDADDEVTYDLAGPRRHAATSATLEEADLIIAVASADPLGISRFVRDHAELRRIAARTPVVVVVNRVRSGPLGIDARGQVRRTLERFAGITDVVFLPFDQRAADAALLHARPMTDVAPRSPFAAAVRRLATTLCPAEAETATAGSSRGSSPVVRRLRSALGVRGA
- a CDS encoding pyridoxal phosphate-dependent aminotransferase, whose product is MTPTRNFDQSSKLKNVLYEIRGNALVEAARLEAEGHKILKLNTGNPAIFGFDAPHQIVRDMLAALPTAHGYSDSKGIISARRAVVSRYEEIEGFPRFDPDDVYLGNGVSELITMTMQALLDEGDEVLIPAPDYPLWTAMTSLAGGTPVHYLCDEDDEWQPDLEDIRSKITPRTKALVIINPNNPTGVVYSRQILEGLVQIAREHQLLLLSDEIYDRILFDGAVHIPTATLAPDLLCLTFNGLSKTYRVAGYRSGWMVITGPQDHAKGFLEGITLLASTRLCPNVPAQHAVQAALSGVQSIEALIAPTGRLHEQRDIAWEGLESIPGVSCVKPQGALYAFPRLDPNVHEIRDDARLVYDLLVSEHILLVQGTGFNWATPDHLRLVTLPEPRVLSEAVERLGNFLSSYRQ
- the secA gene encoding preprotein translocase subunit SecA → MANPLEKLLRAGEGRVIRRLNQVVKAVGALEEDISKLTDDELRNETTELRARFEKGETLDQLMPEAFAAVREAAKRTLGMRAYDVQIMGGAALHLGNIAEMKTGEGKTLVATLPAYLNAIAGKGVHVITVNDFLASYQAELMGRVFRALGMTTGIIVSGQTPAVRREQYAADITYGTNNEFGFDYLRDNMAWRKEDLVQREHFFAIVDEVDSILIDEARTPLIISGPSSGEANRWFAEFAKIARTLEVGEDYEVDEKKRTVGVLEPGIEKVEDYLGIDNLYESANTPLISFLNNSIKALALFKKDTDYVVMNDEVMIVDEHTGRILVGRRYNEGIHQAIEAKEGVPVKAENQTLATVTLQNYFRLYDKLAGMTGTAETEAAEFMSTYKLGVIPIPTNRPMIRKDQSDLVYKNETAKFAQVVEDIAERHASGQPVLVGTVSVEKSEYLSRLLAKKGVKHEVLNAKNHAREAEIVARAGRLGAVTVATNMAGRGTDIMLGGNAEFLAVQELKGKGLDPVETPEEYEVAWDETYEAMKAVVAEEAEKVIEAGGLYVLGTERHESRRIDNQLRGRSGRQGDPGESRFYLSLTDDLMRLFQSGAAEAILARTNFPDDVPIESGLVSRAIRSAQSQVESRNAEMRKNVLKYDDVLNRQREAIYADRRHILQGDDIADRVQHFIEDAISGVVKDHTGEGHNESWDFDALWTELKTLYPVGVTIDEVVAEAADRKGGIDADGLTRELLSDAKIAYEAREESLGEAATRELERRVVLQVLDRRWRDHLYEMDYLKDGIGLRAMAQRDPLIEYQREGYAMFQSMMGQIKEESVGYLYNLEVEVRRAGDSQTAEVEAKGLATDGGEQRLEYSAANDAGEVEVRNDRGQVQQAATDRVRQAAARAQAPQTEPEEAPRGAFGQRTDAEAPAAGNREQRRAQGKKKK